A genomic window from Streptomyces sp. 846.5 includes:
- a CDS encoding zf-HC2 domain-containing protein, translating into MTTPCQESVSLGAYLLGALEPEERRALERHIAGCAHCRAELVELAPLPGLMRHTAFEELPESAEVAESLSPAREQADDAELRPMAVPPQHRRRSRGRVALAAGLALAACAAGVGVYAVVEHTTTTGKPTVQAAATWDATDPTTHVSATAALFPEAWGTQFQLKLGGLPSDITCHLVVHGQGGRSETAGTWGSGYALSAQVPASTSISPAQITGLDVVDGTGKTLVHLPAGQ; encoded by the coding sequence ATGACGACGCCGTGTCAGGAGAGCGTCTCGCTCGGCGCCTATCTGCTCGGGGCCCTCGAACCCGAGGAGCGGAGGGCGCTGGAGCGTCATATCGCGGGTTGTGCACACTGCCGGGCCGAACTGGTGGAGCTGGCGCCGCTGCCGGGGCTGATGCGGCACACCGCCTTCGAGGAACTGCCGGAGTCGGCGGAGGTCGCCGAGTCGCTGAGCCCGGCCCGGGAGCAGGCCGACGACGCCGAGCTGCGGCCGATGGCGGTTCCGCCGCAGCACCGGCGGCGCAGCCGCGGGCGCGTGGCGCTGGCCGCCGGGCTGGCCCTGGCGGCCTGCGCCGCCGGCGTGGGCGTGTACGCGGTGGTGGAGCACACCACCACGACCGGGAAGCCCACCGTGCAGGCCGCCGCGACCTGGGACGCCACCGACCCGACCACCCATGTCTCGGCCACCGCCGCGCTCTTCCCGGAGGCCTGGGGCACCCAGTTCCAGCTGAAACTGGGCGGACTGCCCTCCGACATCACCTGCCACCTGGTGGTGCACGGCCAGGGCGGGCGCAGCGAGACCGCAGGCACCTGGGGTTCGGGCTACGCGCTCTCCGCCCAGGTCCCCGCCTCGACCTCGATCAGCCCCGCGCAGATCACCGGTCTCGACGTGGTCGACGGAACCGGGAAGACGCTGGTGCACCTGCCCGCGGGGCAGTGA
- a CDS encoding Ig-like domain-containing protein — MSSARAVDASTEKEQRGRGAGGGRRSTRRALVALAAGSLLLIATACSSNGGTTTVGAAAGGGSASATAGAGSGASASASANSAAVVTISPKNDSTGVNTNGALKVSVATGKLTTVKVSSSDGTAISGTLATDGSTWTPSSALRSGTKYTVAATAVDSAGLSVTDQSSFTTMTPSNINIGNFNVDPGATYGVGMEVSITFTHPVSSTYRAAVAKAISVTASPAVDVEGHWFGSSRLDLRPQSYWAAGTKVTLHMNLDGVETSSGVYGKQYKDVSFTIGRSQTSVADNTAHTLKIYRNGVLYRTLAASLGDPQHTTYNGKMVITEKDPTVDMDSQTVGLGNAYNIKDVPHAMRLTTSGTFVHGNYWRPVSTFGSENTSHGCVGLHDVKGGGDPSTPAAWFYNNSIIGDVVQVVNSPDKIVQPDNGLNGWNMSWSAWTSN, encoded by the coding sequence TTGAGTTCGGCACGGGCGGTTGACGCCAGCACAGAGAAGGAACAGCGCGGACGGGGGGCGGGCGGGGGCCGCCGCAGCACCCGGCGTGCGCTGGTGGCCCTGGCGGCGGGTTCCCTGCTGCTGATCGCCACGGCGTGCAGCAGCAACGGCGGCACCACCACGGTCGGCGCCGCGGCGGGCGGCGGTTCCGCCAGCGCGACGGCCGGCGCCGGGTCCGGCGCTTCGGCGTCCGCCTCGGCCAACTCCGCGGCCGTGGTGACCATCTCGCCCAAGAACGACTCGACCGGTGTGAACACCAACGGCGCACTCAAGGTCTCGGTGGCCACCGGCAAGCTGACCACGGTCAAGGTCTCCTCCTCCGACGGCACCGCCATCAGCGGCACCCTCGCCACCGACGGCAGCACCTGGACCCCGTCGAGCGCGCTGCGCTCCGGCACCAAGTACACGGTCGCGGCGACCGCGGTGGACAGCGCCGGACTGAGCGTCACCGATCAGTCCAGCTTCACCACGATGACGCCGAGCAACATCAACATCGGCAACTTCAACGTCGACCCGGGGGCCACCTACGGCGTCGGCATGGAGGTGTCGATCACCTTCACCCACCCGGTGAGCAGCACGTACCGGGCCGCCGTGGCCAAGGCGATCTCGGTCACCGCCTCCCCGGCCGTGGACGTCGAGGGCCACTGGTTCGGCAGCTCCCGGCTCGACCTGCGCCCGCAGAGCTACTGGGCGGCGGGCACCAAGGTCACCCTGCACATGAACCTCGACGGTGTGGAGACCTCCAGCGGGGTCTACGGCAAGCAGTACAAGGACGTCTCCTTCACCATCGGCCGCAGCCAGACCAGCGTCGCCGACAACACCGCGCACACGCTGAAGATCTACCGCAATGGCGTGCTCTACCGGACCTTGGCTGCCAGCCTCGGCGACCCGCAGCACACCACCTACAACGGCAAGATGGTGATCACCGAGAAGGACCCGACGGTCGACATGGACTCGCAGACCGTCGGCCTGGGCAACGCCTACAACATCAAGGACGTGCCGCACGCCATGCGGCTGACGACCTCGGGCACCTTTGTGCACGGCAACTACTGGCGGCCGGTCTCGACCTTCGGCAGCGAGAACACCAGCCACGGCTGCGTGGGTCTGCACGACGTCAAGGGCGGCGGCGACCCCAGCACCCCGGCGGCCTGGTTCTACAACAACTCGATCATCGGCGACGTGGTCCAGGTGGTGAACTCGCCCGACAAGATCGTCCAGCCGGACAACGGCCTGAACGGCTGGAACATGAGCTGGTCCGCCTGGACCTCCAACTGA
- a CDS encoding enoyl-CoA hydratase-related protein, whose product MTALVTLDVQDAVGTIRLARPPMNALDAAMQDQLREVAEEATARADVRAVVVWGGEKVFAAGADIKEMQRMSYSDMLQRGPALQGAFDAVARIPKPVVAAVTGYALGGGCELALCADIRIAAENAKFGQPEILLGLIPGAGGTQRLSRLVGPSRAKELIFTGRQVRADEALRIGLADQVVPAEEVYPTALAWASRLAAGPALALRAAKEAVDRGLETDLDTGLALERSLFAGLFATEDRETGMRSFVEDGPGKAVFR is encoded by the coding sequence ATGACCGCCCTCGTCACCCTCGATGTGCAGGACGCCGTCGGGACGATCCGACTGGCCCGCCCGCCGATGAACGCCCTGGACGCGGCGATGCAGGACCAGCTCAGGGAGGTCGCCGAGGAGGCCACGGCCCGCGCCGACGTGCGGGCCGTGGTGGTCTGGGGCGGTGAGAAGGTCTTCGCGGCCGGCGCCGACATCAAGGAGATGCAGCGGATGTCGTACAGCGACATGCTGCAGCGCGGGCCGGCCCTGCAGGGCGCCTTCGACGCGGTGGCCCGCATCCCCAAGCCGGTGGTCGCCGCGGTGACCGGCTACGCGCTGGGCGGCGGCTGCGAGCTGGCGCTCTGCGCGGACATCAGGATCGCGGCCGAGAACGCCAAGTTCGGCCAGCCGGAGATCCTGCTCGGACTGATCCCCGGGGCCGGCGGCACCCAGCGGCTGTCCCGCCTGGTCGGCCCGTCCCGGGCCAAGGAGCTGATCTTCACCGGCCGTCAGGTGCGCGCCGACGAGGCGCTGCGGATCGGCCTCGCGGACCAGGTGGTCCCCGCCGAGGAGGTCTACCCGACCGCGCTGGCCTGGGCGTCCCGGCTGGCGGCGGGCCCGGCACTGGCGCTGCGCGCGGCCAAGGAGGCGGTGGACCGGGGTCTGGAGACCGACCTGGACACCGGACTCGCCCTGGAGCGCAGTCTCTTCGCAGGTCTGTTCGCCACCGAGGACCGGGAGACCGGGATGCGCAGCTTCGTTGAGGACGGCCCGGGCAAGGCGGTCTTCCGCTGA
- a CDS encoding sigma-70 family RNA polymerase sigma factor, which yields MDHSQARDSEFVRSLYSRYGRSVLGRVLGLVHGDYQRAEDIVQETFLRAWQHQDSLDPDRAGPWLQTVAHNLVVSAYRKTKARPAESPLPDDEGGEWAKGDGDLELDRMLERWQMLEAMRGLRAEHRAVLIEVYYLRRTVAETAEHLGVPVGTVKSRCYYGLRALRNVLEERGVTSR from the coding sequence GTGGACCACTCGCAGGCGCGCGATTCGGAGTTCGTGCGCTCCCTCTACTCCCGGTACGGGCGCTCGGTGCTCGGCCGGGTGCTGGGGCTGGTCCATGGCGACTACCAGCGGGCGGAGGACATCGTGCAGGAGACCTTCCTGCGCGCCTGGCAGCACCAGGACTCGCTCGACCCGGACCGGGCCGGGCCCTGGCTGCAGACCGTCGCCCACAACCTGGTGGTCTCCGCCTACCGCAAGACGAAGGCAAGGCCGGCCGAGTCGCCCTTACCGGACGACGAGGGCGGCGAGTGGGCCAAGGGCGACGGAGACCTCGAGCTCGACCGGATGCTGGAGCGCTGGCAGATGCTGGAGGCCATGCGCGGACTGCGCGCCGAACACCGCGCCGTCCTCATCGAGGTGTACTACCTGCGCCGCACCGTGGCCGAGACGGCGGAGCACCTGGGGGTGCCGGTCGGCACCGTCAAATCCCGCTGTTACTACGGGCTACGGGCCCTGCGGAACGTACTGGAGGAGAGAGGGGTGACATCCCGATGA
- a CDS encoding ABC transporter ATP-binding protein, which yields MTDSPAPAHSPKRSTVRSLLRIWPYARPIRWYLVGSTCAAMVASLAGLLIPLVLKKIVDGPVSHHDTAGLWWPAALLLALGLAEALLFGLRRWLLARPLSGVERIMRADLYARLQRLPVTFHDRWASGQLLSRATSDMFTIRLFLAFPLVFLIVNSMVFLVGIGIMFALEWQLAVIAVLPAAPLIMLCSYFERRYSAAARLAQDQNGDLATIVEESVLGIRILKAFGRHRTMAQRFRAQARELRGTELNKARLLANLWAVIVGLPELALGTALAIGVVQVAHDTTTAGTLVAFLSTALALRWPVESLGWLLAYSNEAATATDRFFEVLDTPLADADDVVTATAAAPGSRDGIRFEGVRFRYPDAPADTPDLLQGVDLHIRHGETMALVGNTGSGKTTMTALLPRLYDPSAGRITLDGADITALPRTRLRELVSVAFEEPTLFSASVRENVLMGAPDADEEELQRALDVAQAHFVRSLPQGTGTQVGEQGLSLSGGQRQRLALARAVVGTPDFLVLDDPLSALDVHTEAQVEGALRRVLADTTALVVAHRPSTVLLADRVAMLVDGRIAAVGTHHELLETSPAYRELMSGERVSA from the coding sequence ATGACCGATTCGCCCGCGCCCGCCCACTCACCCAAGCGTTCGACCGTACGCTCGTTGCTCCGCATCTGGCCGTACGCCCGGCCGATCCGCTGGTACCTGGTCGGCTCGACCTGCGCGGCCATGGTGGCCTCGCTGGCCGGTCTGCTGATCCCGCTCGTGCTGAAGAAGATCGTGGACGGACCGGTGTCGCACCACGACACGGCCGGGCTGTGGTGGCCCGCCGCGCTGCTGCTGGCCCTCGGGCTGGCCGAGGCTCTCCTCTTCGGCCTGCGGCGCTGGCTGCTCGCCCGGCCGCTCTCCGGCGTGGAACGCATCATGCGCGCCGACCTCTACGCCCGGCTGCAGCGGCTCCCGGTGACCTTCCACGACCGCTGGGCCTCCGGACAGCTGCTCTCCCGGGCCACCTCGGACATGTTCACCATCCGGCTGTTCCTGGCCTTCCCGCTGGTGTTCCTGATCGTCAACTCGATGGTGTTCCTGGTCGGGATCGGCATCATGTTCGCCCTGGAGTGGCAGCTCGCCGTGATCGCGGTGCTGCCGGCCGCGCCGCTGATCATGCTCTGCTCGTACTTCGAGCGCCGCTACTCGGCCGCCGCCCGGCTGGCCCAGGACCAGAACGGCGACCTGGCCACCATCGTCGAGGAGTCGGTGCTGGGCATCCGCATCCTCAAGGCCTTCGGCCGGCACCGCACCATGGCGCAGCGCTTTCGCGCGCAGGCCCGCGAGCTGCGGGGCACCGAGCTGAACAAGGCCCGGCTGCTGGCCAACCTCTGGGCGGTCATCGTCGGCCTGCCCGAACTGGCCCTGGGCACCGCGCTGGCGATAGGCGTGGTCCAGGTCGCGCACGACACCACCACGGCGGGCACCCTGGTGGCGTTCCTCTCCACGGCGCTGGCGCTGCGCTGGCCGGTCGAGTCGCTCGGCTGGCTGCTGGCCTACAGCAACGAGGCGGCGACGGCGACGGACCGCTTCTTCGAGGTGCTGGACACCCCGCTGGCCGACGCTGACGACGTCGTCACGGCCACCGCCGCTGCTCCCGGCAGCCGCGACGGCATCCGCTTCGAGGGCGTGCGCTTCCGCTACCCGGACGCGCCGGCCGACACCCCGGACCTGCTCCAGGGCGTCGACCTGCACATCCGCCACGGCGAGACGATGGCCCTGGTGGGCAACACCGGCAGCGGCAAGACCACCATGACGGCGCTGCTCCCCCGGCTCTACGACCCCAGCGCCGGCCGGATCACCCTGGACGGCGCCGACATCACCGCGCTGCCCAGGACCAGGCTGCGCGAGCTGGTCTCGGTCGCCTTCGAGGAGCCCACCCTGTTCTCCGCCTCGGTACGGGAGAACGTGCTGATGGGCGCCCCGGATGCGGACGAGGAGGAGCTCCAGCGGGCCCTGGACGTCGCCCAGGCGCACTTCGTCAGGTCGCTCCCGCAGGGCACCGGCACCCAGGTCGGCGAGCAGGGCCTGAGCCTGTCCGGCGGCCAGCGGCAACGGCTGGCCCTGGCCCGCGCGGTGGTGGGCACGCCCGACTTCCTGGTGCTGGACGACCCGCTCTCGGCGCTGGACGTCCACACCGAGGCGCAGGTCGAGGGGGCCCTGCGGCGGGTACTGGCCGACACCACGGCCCTGGTCGTAGCGCACCGGCCGAGCACGGTCCTGCTCGCGGACCGGGTCGCGATGCTGGTCGACGGGCGGATCGCGGCCGTCGGCACGCACCACGAGCTGCTGGAGACCTCGCCCGCCTACCGCGAGCTGATGTCCGGCGAGCGGGTGTCTGCATGA
- the glgX gene encoding glycogen debranching protein GlgX, which yields MTAWQGAGDRDEGDADGGRGRLRLVAAEQQAPSVERPTEAPFQIAPVAPVAAQQVWPGSWQPLGARFHIGPDGRPGTNFALWAAGAEAVELCLFDEEDRETRHPLHEQTFQTWHGHLPGVLPGQRYGFRVHGRWDPWTGARWNPAKLLLDPYARAVDGPFRLHDAMYGHVRGWPEREVADTVRDNRDSAPYMPKAVVVHDDDDWSDDRRPKTPWADTVLYELHVKGFTQRHPGIPAELRGTYAGLAHPAAIEHITRLGVTAVELLPVHQFADEEHLQRRGSGNYWGYNSIAYFAPHAGYAASGSRGQQVTEFKRMVRALHAAGIEVILDVVYNHTAEGGEGGPTLSLRGIDNAGYYRLQPHNRRAYADFTGCGNTLDANQPQVLRLITDSLRYWVTEMGVDGFRFDLAAALARSPFEVSMLAPFLSAVSQDPVLSRVKLIAEPWDVGLGGYQVGGFPPLWTEWNDRFRDTVRDYWRGARPDVRELGYRLAGSSDLYQQGGRRPYASVNFVTAHDGFTLRDLVSYNDKHNQANGEDNRDGTDDNRSWNCGVEGETESAQVNALRRRQLRNLLATLLLSTGVPMLVAGDEMGRTQDGNNNAYCQDNPISWVDWSLLRESPVGEPGWQALTELTARLIRLRREHPVLRQRAFFSGRPAHPGGLRDLTWFTARGREMTEADWYTPGATLGMYLSGDEMSERDPLGRELSDESFLLVLHADHRPTRFLLPGAPWAGAYEVLVDTSLEEQAEPPGHRHEAGTGLTVPGRTLLLLRICRPPAPSGSD from the coding sequence ATGACGGCTTGGCAGGGGGCGGGTGACCGTGACGAGGGCGATGCGGACGGCGGGCGCGGGAGGCTGCGGCTGGTAGCGGCGGAGCAGCAGGCGCCATCGGTGGAGCGGCCGACCGAGGCGCCGTTCCAGATCGCGCCGGTCGCGCCGGTCGCCGCGCAGCAGGTGTGGCCGGGGAGCTGGCAGCCGCTCGGCGCCCGCTTCCACATCGGCCCGGACGGGCGCCCTGGCACCAACTTCGCCCTCTGGGCGGCCGGGGCCGAGGCGGTCGAGCTCTGCCTCTTCGACGAGGAGGACCGGGAGACCCGGCACCCGCTGCACGAGCAGACCTTCCAGACCTGGCACGGCCACCTGCCCGGAGTGCTGCCGGGGCAGCGCTACGGCTTCCGGGTGCACGGCCGCTGGGACCCCTGGACCGGCGCCCGCTGGAACCCGGCGAAGCTGCTGCTCGACCCGTACGCCCGGGCGGTCGACGGACCGTTCCGGCTGCACGACGCCATGTACGGGCACGTCCGCGGCTGGCCGGAGCGCGAGGTCGCTGACACCGTCCGGGACAACCGGGACTCGGCCCCGTACATGCCCAAGGCCGTGGTGGTCCATGACGACGACGACTGGTCCGACGACCGGCGGCCGAAGACGCCCTGGGCCGACACCGTCCTCTACGAACTGCACGTCAAGGGCTTCACCCAGCGCCACCCTGGCATCCCCGCGGAGCTCCGCGGCACCTACGCGGGCCTGGCCCACCCGGCCGCGATCGAGCACATCACCCGGCTCGGGGTGACCGCGGTCGAGCTGCTCCCGGTGCACCAGTTCGCCGACGAGGAGCATCTGCAGCGGCGCGGCTCGGGCAACTACTGGGGCTACAACTCCATCGCCTACTTCGCCCCGCACGCCGGCTACGCCGCGTCCGGCAGCAGGGGCCAGCAGGTCACCGAGTTCAAGCGGATGGTGCGGGCGCTGCACGCCGCCGGGATCGAGGTGATCCTCGACGTCGTCTACAACCACACCGCCGAGGGCGGCGAGGGCGGTCCCACCCTGTCGCTGCGCGGCATCGACAACGCCGGCTACTACCGGCTGCAGCCGCACAACCGTCGCGCCTACGCCGACTTCACCGGCTGCGGCAACACCCTGGACGCCAACCAGCCGCAGGTGCTGCGGCTGATCACCGACTCGCTGCGGTACTGGGTCACCGAGATGGGCGTGGACGGCTTCCGCTTCGACCTGGCGGCGGCGCTGGCCCGCTCGCCGTTCGAGGTGTCGATGCTGGCGCCGTTCCTTTCCGCGGTCTCCCAGGACCCGGTGCTCAGCCGGGTCAAGCTGATCGCCGAACCCTGGGACGTGGGCCTCGGCGGCTACCAGGTCGGCGGCTTCCCGCCGCTGTGGACCGAGTGGAACGACCGCTTCCGGGACACCGTCCGCGACTACTGGCGCGGCGCCCGGCCGGACGTCAGGGAGCTGGGCTACCGGCTGGCCGGCTCGTCCGACCTGTACCAGCAGGGCGGGCGGCGCCCCTACGCCTCGGTCAACTTCGTCACCGCGCACGACGGCTTCACCCTGCGCGACCTGGTCTCCTACAACGACAAGCACAATCAGGCCAATGGCGAGGACAACCGGGACGGTACCGACGACAACCGCTCCTGGAACTGCGGGGTGGAGGGCGAGACCGAATCCGCGCAGGTCAACGCGTTGCGCCGACGGCAGTTGCGGAATCTGCTGGCAACCCTGCTGCTGTCGACCGGGGTGCCGATGCTGGTCGCCGGAGACGAGATGGGGCGCACCCAGGACGGCAACAACAACGCCTACTGCCAGGACAACCCGATCAGCTGGGTGGACTGGTCGCTGCTGCGGGAGTCCCCCGTCGGGGAGCCCGGCTGGCAGGCGCTGACCGAGCTCACGGCGCGGCTGATCCGGCTGCGCCGGGAGCATCCGGTACTGCGCCAGCGCGCGTTCTTCTCCGGGCGCCCGGCGCATCCGGGCGGGCTGCGCGACCTCACCTGGTTCACCGCGCGCGGGCGCGAGATGACCGAGGCCGACTGGTACACCCCCGGCGCCACCCTGGGGATGTACCTGTCCGGGGACGAGATGTCCGAGCGCGACCCGCTCGGCCGCGAGCTCAGCGACGAGAGCTTTCTGCTGGTCCTGCACGCGGACCACCGGCCGACCAGGTTCCTGCTGCCCGGGGCGCCCTGGGCCGGGGCGTACGAGGTGCTGGTGGACACCTCGCTGGAGGAGCAGGCCGAACCGCCCGGCCACCGGCACGAGGCCGGAACCGGGCTCACCGTCCCCGGGCGGACGCTGCTGCTGCTCAGGATCTGCCGTCCGCCCGCGCCGTCCGGTTCGGATTGA
- a CDS encoding Ig-like domain-containing protein → MGRSNRVRRSGLRAAVLGLSAGALALLTACGGGTGRAPSADSAPAVSAAVVTLTPGDGAAQVPAEGGVGVGVVSGKLTEVKLRDDRGAEVPGAFGADTASWKPTAKLLPETRYTLDAIATDGNGLQAAKHAVFTTFVPTNTFIGFYTPEDGATVGVGMEVSLRFNRSIADRAAVQRAVTVTANPSVPVVGHWFGDRRLDFRPQNYWQPGTRVVLALNLKGVEGAPGVYGTQPKKVSFTIGRAQISTADTVSDTLTVRRGGQLLRTLPISAGGPGHASYDGIMVISEMYQVTRMNSQSVGLGSEYDIPAVPHAMRLTDSGTFVHGVYWRPASVFGSQNTSHGCIGLHDVKGGTSDSTPAGWLFDHSMIGDVVRVTGSSGDSVAPDNGLSGWNLSWARWTAGSAVR, encoded by the coding sequence GTGGGTCGGAGCAACAGGGTGCGGCGGTCGGGACTTCGGGCGGCGGTCCTCGGCCTGTCCGCGGGGGCGCTGGCGCTGCTCACGGCCTGCGGGGGCGGGACCGGACGGGCCCCCTCCGCGGACTCCGCCCCGGCGGTGTCCGCCGCCGTGGTCACCCTCACCCCCGGGGACGGCGCCGCGCAGGTGCCGGCCGAGGGCGGGGTCGGCGTCGGCGTGGTCTCCGGGAAGCTCACCGAGGTCAAGCTCCGGGACGACCGGGGCGCCGAGGTCCCCGGCGCATTCGGCGCCGACACCGCCTCCTGGAAGCCGACGGCCAAACTGCTGCCGGAGACCCGCTACACCCTGGACGCCATCGCCACCGACGGCAACGGCCTGCAGGCCGCCAAGCACGCCGTCTTCACCACCTTCGTCCCCACCAACACCTTCATCGGCTTCTACACGCCCGAGGACGGCGCCACCGTCGGCGTCGGGATGGAGGTGTCGCTGCGCTTCAACCGGTCCATCGCCGACCGGGCCGCGGTGCAGCGGGCGGTCACCGTGACCGCGAACCCGTCCGTCCCGGTGGTCGGCCACTGGTTCGGCGACCGGCGGCTGGACTTCCGCCCGCAGAACTACTGGCAGCCGGGCACCCGGGTGGTGCTGGCGCTGAACCTCAAGGGCGTCGAGGGCGCGCCCGGGGTCTACGGGACGCAGCCGAAGAAGGTCTCCTTCACCATCGGCCGGGCCCAGATCAGCACCGCCGACACCGTCTCCGACACGCTCACCGTCCGCCGTGGCGGCCAGCTGCTGCGGACCCTGCCGATCTCGGCCGGCGGCCCCGGGCACGCGAGTTACGACGGGATCATGGTGATCTCCGAGATGTACCAGGTCACCCGGATGAACTCGCAGAGCGTGGGCCTGGGCAGCGAGTACGACATCCCCGCCGTGCCGCACGCGATGCGGCTCACCGACTCCGGCACCTTCGTCCACGGCGTCTACTGGCGGCCTGCCTCGGTCTTCGGCAGCCAGAACACCTCGCACGGCTGCATCGGCCTGCACGACGTCAAGGGCGGGACCAGTGATTCCACCCCGGCCGGCTGGCTGTTCGACCACTCGATGATCGGCGACGTGGTGCGGGTGACCGGCTCCTCCGGCGACTCGGTCGCCCCGGACAACGGCCTGAGCGGCTGGAACCTCAGCTGGGCCCGGTGGACCGCGGGGAGCGCGGTGCGCTGA
- a CDS encoding ATP-binding protein: MAPRGKAEQRVTDGTAGGAVASLEGVPGSAADTFWTEDWTAALWPETLGGSAGCPEAVTPAELELALFGQLTDPMTEEVRLPSGPASSARARRLVRSALDTWGLGGLGEVAEQLVGELVANVVRHTGGRSFGLRLVRRPGSIRFEVRDPSRALPCLIMGDAEDDAGRGLRLVDVMSDRWGADLLSRGKSVWFELRSREVAAG, translated from the coding sequence ATGGCACCACGGGGCAAGGCTGAGCAGCGAGTGACGGACGGGACCGCCGGTGGTGCGGTCGCGTCGCTGGAGGGCGTCCCGGGGAGCGCCGCGGACACCTTCTGGACCGAGGACTGGACGGCCGCGCTGTGGCCGGAAACGCTCGGCGGCTCGGCCGGCTGCCCGGAGGCGGTCACCCCGGCGGAGCTGGAGCTCGCCCTCTTCGGCCAGCTCACCGACCCGATGACCGAGGAGGTCCGGTTGCCTTCCGGTCCCGCCTCCTCGGCGAGAGCCCGTCGCCTCGTCCGGTCCGCCCTGGACACCTGGGGCCTGGGCGGCCTGGGCGAGGTGGCGGAGCAGCTGGTGGGCGAACTGGTGGCCAATGTGGTCCGGCACACCGGCGGGCGCTCCTTCGGGCTGCGCCTGGTCCGGCGGCCGGGCAGCATCCGCTTCGAGGTGCGCGACCCGTCCAGGGCGCTGCCCTGTCTGATCATGGGCGACGCCGAGGACGACGCCGGGCGCGGGCTGCGGCTGGTCGATGTGATGTCCGACCGCTGGGGCGCGGACCTGCTCTCACGTGGCAAGTCGGTGTGGTTCGAACTCCGGTCCCGTGAGGTCGCCGCGGGCTGA